Genomic segment of Pongo pygmaeus isolate AG05252 chromosome 1, NHGRI_mPonPyg2-v2.0_pri, whole genome shotgun sequence:
CTTCTCAATAAATTAACTACATTTTTGGTGTGTTATTGCAATTGTAGTTATACAGctataaatatttgacaaaactcatttaattttacatttaattttattgaattttattgcatGAAAATTATACAGCACTAaatgtgatttaatttttttacaatgCAGATTCATTTCATCTATgtgcatgtacatatgtgtgtgaaTGCATGCACATACAATATGGAGGAGGAGTCCGGGGAGATTGTTAGTGGAAGGAGTGGGGTACCAGGAACACAAGAGTGAAGAGGTGACAGTGAGAAGGAGGATGAAGTCGGCCTCCTGGCCATGCCTGAGGGATGCAGTTACATAGGTGAAAGGAACcagaatttgaaagaaaaatatttctcaatgCTATTTCAGTCCCttggtttaaaaggaaaacacagaaagaagaaaaaacacaaaacacacaaaaatgcaaGCTTTTTCCTCCTGACCCCTTTCCCCATCCTCTGTCCACCAAGGCCTCAGCAGCCACCGGCAGACACAGGGGAGCAGAACAAGGACGACACAAACAGGAAAATCAAGCAGGCTGGTAGCAAGTTGGGGGGCAGAttctggattttatttcttcagttcAGGCAGCACAGAATACAGCAGCGTGAGCTGTGGAGGAACTAGGTGTGTGCTTTGGAGTTCCCAGGGCAGCCATGGATCTGCAGAAGAAAGTCTCTAAATGCCATTAAGGAGAAAGATTTTGGGTTTCCTGACACCAGAGCAGAGGGATTCCCCAGGCAAGACTTCAAGCTTTTGCTGGAACCTCTCAGCTATTCAGGCAGaatcagaaggaagaggaagTCAAGGTCCACTTCAGCAGCAGCCTCCAGAGTGCTGGCCGCTGCCCCCTCCGCAGCAGCTGGAGCCTCCCGAGGGCTGGCTGCAGCAGTCAGAGCTCTGGGGTCTGTGATGGTGGGACCTGTGGCGCCTGTGGTGGCTCAGACAGCAGCCGCCACCCCCAGAGCTGCAGCAGCCCCCAGAGCTGGAGCCACAGccgcccccagaggtggagccacAGCAGCCTCCGGAGCTGACACTGCAGCAGGAAGAGACTGGAGGGCACTTAGGGGAACACTTTGGGGGGCATTTGGGGGTGGGGCACTTGGGAGTGCACTTGGGAGGGGGCTGGCACTGCTGCTGGCTCTGCTGGCAGGACATCTCGGCAGCAGGTACTTAGGAGCTGAGGGAGAGTCAGACAGAAAATCAGACCTAGGCAGAGGCCACCTCTGCCCCTCTGACACTCTTAGCATGACATAATTATAGAAACTctctcatcatttctttttttttttttttttttattttattttattttatttttttttcttttattattattattattattattattattattattatactttaggttttatggtacacgtgcacaatgtgcaggtaagtcacatatgtatacatgtgccatgctggtgcgctgcacccagcatataccattaggtatatctcccaatgctatccctcccccctccccccaccccacaacagtccccagagtgtgatgttccccttcctgtgtccaagtgttctcattgttcaattcccacctatgagtgagaatatgcggtgtttggttttttgttcttgcgatagtttactgagaatgatgatttccaatttcatccatgtccctacaaaggacgtgaactcatcattttttatggctgcatagtattccatggtgtagatgtgccacattttcttaatccagtctatcattgttggacatttgggttggttccaagtctttgctattgtgaataatgccgcaataaacatacgtgtgcatgtgtccttatagcagcatgatttatagtcctttgggtatatacccagtaatgggatggctgggtcgaatggaatttctagttctagatccctgaggaatcgccacactgacttccacaagggttgaactagtttacagtcccaccaacagtgtaaaagtgttcctatttctccacatcctctccagcacctgttgtttcctgactttttaatgattgccattctaactggtgtgagatggtatctcattgtggttttgatttgcatttctctgatggccagtgatggtgagcattttttcatgtgttttaaaccctagaagaaaacctaggcattaccattcaggacataggcatgggcaaggacttcatgtctaaaacaccaaaagcaatggcaacaaaagccaaaattgacaaatgggatctaattaaactcaagagcttctgcacagcaaaagaaactaccatcagagtgaacaggcaacctacaaaatgggagaaaattttcgcaacctactcatctgacaaagggctaatatccagaatctacaatgaactccaacaaatttacaagaaaaaaacaaacaaccccatcaaaaagtgggcaaaggacatgaacagacacttctcaaaagaagacatttatgcagccaaaaaaacacatgaaaaaatgctcatcatttcAAATATAGAAATTCTCTCATCATCTCTTTGCAAGCTCAGGATACCCTTGTGTGTTATTTGCTACACAAAATAGTAAACTAAGACCAAACAATATTACAAAATGCATCTGACAGTCCAAAGTGTTATAAGTGAAGGAAGAAATTATTCCAAATATGTCTTCACACCCTGAAATTATATGATTTATAGGTCATTTagggaaaattatttcttaaagagaaaaagtaatcACTACCTTTTGTAACTTGCAAGGTAGTTTTACTCTGCAATATCCATACTACAAAAGATCTTGGATATTACTGGCTCAGTAAACTTACTTTGTTGAAGCAGAGACAGACAAACCCATAAATTCCTGCAGCCCTGGAATTTGAATCCTGGCCTCCTGATCTTAGGCTGGAGCTCAGACTTCCTCAGCTCACCACCTGCTCAGGCTGATGGGCGGGCATGGTGAGTCTCAGATTTGGTGT
This window contains:
- the LOC129044012 gene encoding late cornified envelope protein 1E-like, whose product is MSCQQSQQQCQPPPKCTPKCPTPKCPPKCSPKCPPVSSCCSVSSGGCCGSTSGGGCGSSSGGCCSSGGGGCCLSHHRRHRSHHHRPQSSDCCSQPSGGSSCCGGGSGQHSGGCC